A window of the Tessaracoccus sp. MC1865 genome harbors these coding sequences:
- a CDS encoding DUF554 domain-containing protein, which yields MTLVFIGIGTVVNVATVVVGSLIGLALGNRIPERTKDTVTSVLGLFTMVLGGFSVVAMNSDALTSAVGRSAMIVVLAALLLGTLLGSWLRVEDRLEQGAHWIRSRFRGAGDENRFVDGLVVSTLVFCVGPLTILGSISDGLGRGADQLLVKATLDGFAAMAFASTLGWGVLASAAAVGVLQGSLTVLGYFAGDILTAAQVDALTAAGGVILLGLGLRLLGLKQIPVGDLLPALLLAPVFTWAAGLL from the coding sequence ATGACGCTCGTGTTCATCGGGATCGGTACGGTCGTCAACGTCGCCACTGTGGTGGTCGGCTCTCTGATCGGGCTGGCCCTCGGAAACCGCATCCCTGAGCGCACGAAGGACACCGTCACCTCCGTGCTGGGCCTGTTCACCATGGTGCTCGGCGGGTTCTCCGTCGTGGCGATGAACAGCGACGCGCTCACCTCCGCCGTCGGCAGGTCAGCGATGATCGTGGTGCTGGCCGCGCTGCTGCTGGGCACCCTGCTCGGGTCGTGGTTGCGGGTGGAGGACCGGCTGGAGCAGGGCGCGCACTGGATCCGCTCCAGGTTCAGGGGCGCAGGTGACGAGAACCGCTTCGTCGACGGACTGGTCGTGTCCACCCTCGTCTTCTGCGTGGGGCCGCTGACCATTCTGGGCTCGATCTCCGACGGTCTGGGCCGCGGGGCCGATCAACTGCTGGTCAAGGCCACCCTGGACGGTTTCGCCGCCATGGCGTTCGCCTCGACGCTGGGATGGGGCGTCCTCGCCTCCGCTGCCGCGGTGGGCGTCCTCCAGGGCTCCCTCACGGTGCTGGGCTACTTCGCCGGCGACATCCTCACCGCCGCGCAGGTCGACGCCCTGACCGCGGCGGGCGGCGTGATCCTGCTGGGTCTGGGCCTGCGGCTGCTCGGCCTGAAGCAGATCCCCGTGGGTGATCTCCTCCCCGCGTTGCTGCTCGCGCCCGTGTTCACCTGGGCTGCGGGTCTTCTCTGA
- the lipB gene encoding lipoyl(octanoyl) transferase LipB, with translation MLTFEYRGLGDDPGLSDYQETWDYQRAVHAEVASAARPGHVIYVEHPPVYTAGRRTKLTDYPKDGTPVVPVDRGGEITYHGPGQLVGYPIVHLPDGVGVVDHVRAVEGAVIDLLDTYGIPSGRVEGRTGVWLAASEDRPQRKICAIGVRVSQRTALHGFALNVLSSAERFGNIVPCGIADAGVTSIVEEAPGTWSVSAVAHDLEPFLRGRLRHT, from the coding sequence GTGTTGACGTTCGAGTACCGCGGCCTCGGGGACGATCCCGGGCTCAGCGATTACCAAGAGACCTGGGACTACCAACGTGCCGTGCACGCCGAAGTGGCCTCAGCCGCGCGGCCCGGCCACGTCATCTACGTCGAGCATCCGCCGGTCTACACGGCCGGCCGGCGCACCAAGCTCACGGACTACCCGAAGGACGGCACGCCGGTCGTCCCCGTGGACCGCGGCGGCGAGATCACCTACCACGGCCCCGGCCAGCTCGTCGGCTACCCCATCGTGCACCTGCCGGACGGCGTCGGGGTCGTGGACCACGTGCGCGCCGTCGAGGGCGCCGTGATCGACCTGCTCGACACCTATGGCATCCCCTCGGGACGCGTCGAGGGCCGCACCGGGGTGTGGCTGGCAGCCTCCGAAGACAGGCCGCAGCGCAAGATCTGCGCCATCGGCGTGCGGGTCTCGCAGCGCACCGCCCTCCACGGCTTCGCGTTGAACGTGCTGAGTTCAGCCGAGCGGTTCGGCAACATCGTCCCCTGCGGCATCGCCGACGCCGGCGTCACCTCGATCGTCGAGGAAGCGCCGGGGACCTGGTCCGTCAGCGCTGTGGCGCACGATCTGGAGCCTTTCCTCCGTGGGCGCCTCCGCCACACCTAG
- a CDS encoding glycosyltransferase, whose product MGRIALYLFGYAATAALVWAFLTLQTHPQPPGAWLRWVVLLAMGPSLFRYSVQLVLAPLYELIMARRRRRQGARCVVRRPSVSVLVPARNEEVGIEATVRSVLASDYPDLELVVVDDGSTDGTGEVMRRLVREHEESRRPGRLVFRSLPNAGKSRAMNTALSLSSGDLIITVDADSVVEPDAVREIVRLYDDPRVMSVAGNVKIGNHKSPIGLIQQFEYLYAFFFKKADSLLNAVYIVGGAAASYRRSIIDELGGFDETIITEDIEMSTRIQDAGGKVQYTPRAVIWTEGASDVAGLAGQRLHWKYGRLITFWRYRWMFLSIAPRHNMWLSWLVMPVTVIADLLLLLEPLLLALIVAYTWVSHDFLPIIVYIALLAVVLVFQVLTDVRRRQSLNLLLVAPIAWLLIYFVDAIEFQALTRSLLRISRRQGLDWQRWERSGVFSGEPVPELPPQVAESTTAPRRSAEARRAAPPDPAAPPEPGRPARSR is encoded by the coding sequence ATGGGTCGAATCGCGCTTTATCTGTTCGGATACGCCGCCACGGCAGCGCTCGTGTGGGCGTTCCTCACCCTGCAGACACATCCACAACCCCCTGGCGCCTGGCTGCGCTGGGTGGTGCTGCTCGCGATGGGGCCCTCGCTGTTCCGGTATTCGGTACAACTCGTGCTCGCCCCGCTGTACGAGCTGATCATGGCGCGCCGACGCCGACGCCAGGGTGCCCGGTGCGTCGTGCGGCGGCCGTCGGTCAGCGTGCTGGTGCCGGCCCGGAACGAAGAGGTGGGCATCGAGGCCACCGTGCGCTCCGTTCTCGCCAGCGACTATCCGGATCTCGAACTCGTCGTCGTCGACGACGGTTCAACCGACGGCACCGGGGAGGTGATGCGGCGTCTGGTGCGTGAGCACGAGGAATCACGCCGCCCCGGACGGCTGGTGTTCCGTTCCCTCCCCAACGCCGGCAAATCCCGCGCCATGAACACGGCGCTGTCCCTGTCCAGCGGCGACCTGATCATCACCGTCGATGCCGACAGCGTCGTCGAACCCGACGCCGTCAGGGAGATCGTGCGGCTCTACGACGACCCCCGGGTGATGTCTGTGGCGGGCAACGTCAAGATCGGCAACCACAAGTCCCCCATCGGCCTCATCCAGCAGTTCGAGTACCTCTACGCGTTCTTCTTCAAGAAGGCGGACTCACTGCTCAACGCCGTGTACATCGTCGGTGGGGCCGCAGCCTCCTACCGGCGCAGCATCATCGACGAGCTGGGCGGCTTCGACGAGACGATCATCACCGAGGACATCGAGATGTCCACCAGGATCCAGGACGCCGGCGGAAAGGTGCAGTACACGCCGAGGGCCGTGATCTGGACGGAGGGCGCCTCGGACGTGGCGGGCCTGGCCGGGCAGCGCCTGCACTGGAAGTACGGCCGCCTCATCACGTTCTGGCGCTACCGCTGGATGTTCCTCAGCATCGCGCCCCGGCACAACATGTGGCTGTCCTGGCTGGTGATGCCGGTGACCGTGATCGCCGATCTGCTGCTTCTCCTCGAGCCGTTGCTGCTGGCGCTCATCGTGGCGTACACGTGGGTGAGCCACGACTTCCTGCCGATCATCGTCTACATCGCCCTGCTCGCGGTGGTCCTCGTCTTCCAGGTGCTGACCGACGTGCGCCGGCGTCAGAGCCTCAACCTGCTGCTGGTGGCGCCGATCGCCTGGCTGCTGATCTACTTCGTCGACGCGATCGAGTTCCAGGCGCTCACCCGCAGTCTCCTACGCATCTCCCGACGGCAGGGACTCGACTGGCAGCGCTGGGAACGCTCCGGCGTCTTCAGCGGAGAACCAGTTCCTGAACTTCCGCCGCAGGTCGCCGAGTCGACAACAGCACCGCGCCGATCAGCGGAAGCGCGCCGAGCAGCCCCGCCGGACCCAGCCGCTCCCCCGGAACCAGGAAGGCCAGCGCGGAGCCGGTGA
- the lipA gene encoding lipoyl synthase, which produces MTAVQPDGRRLLRVEAKNAETPIERKPAWIKTTAKMGPNYQDLQQIVRSGDLHTVCQEAGCPNIYECWEDRESTFLIGGDRCTRRCDFCQIESAKPEGYDPAEPLRVAASVKKMGLRYATITGVCRDDLPDEGAWLYAETIRQVHGVNPGVGVEMLAPDFSGKEELLAQLFDAQPEVFAHNVETVPRIFKRIRPGFRYERSLEVLRMSRDRGLVTKSNLILGMGETREEISEALQDLHDAGAELITITQYLRPNATLHPIDRWVTPEEFEELDQEAREIGYSGVLSGPLVRSSYRAGRLYRTAMDARNKN; this is translated from the coding sequence GTGACAGCAGTGCAGCCAGACGGACGCAGACTCCTCAGAGTCGAAGCGAAGAACGCCGAGACACCGATCGAGCGAAAGCCCGCGTGGATCAAGACCACCGCGAAGATGGGCCCGAACTACCAGGATCTCCAGCAGATCGTGCGTTCGGGTGATCTCCACACCGTGTGCCAGGAGGCGGGTTGTCCCAACATCTACGAGTGCTGGGAAGACCGGGAATCCACGTTCCTCATCGGTGGGGACAGGTGCACCCGTCGCTGTGACTTCTGCCAGATCGAATCCGCCAAGCCGGAGGGTTACGACCCGGCCGAGCCGCTGCGCGTCGCCGCTTCCGTCAAGAAGATGGGGCTGCGCTACGCCACCATCACCGGCGTATGCCGCGATGACCTGCCCGACGAGGGCGCCTGGTTGTACGCGGAGACCATCCGGCAGGTCCACGGGGTCAACCCCGGCGTCGGCGTCGAGATGCTCGCGCCGGACTTCTCCGGCAAGGAGGAACTCCTCGCGCAACTCTTCGACGCACAGCCGGAGGTGTTCGCCCACAACGTCGAGACCGTGCCGCGCATCTTCAAGCGGATCCGTCCGGGCTTCCGCTACGAGCGCTCGCTCGAGGTGCTGAGGATGTCGCGCGATCGCGGGCTGGTCACCAAGTCCAACCTCATCCTGGGCATGGGCGAGACCCGCGAGGAGATCTCGGAGGCGCTGCAGGACCTGCACGACGCCGGTGCCGAGCTGATCACCATCACCCAGTACCTGCGCCCCAACGCGACGCTGCACCCCATCGACAGGTGGGTCACTCCGGAGGAGTTCGAGGAGCTGGATCAGGAGGCCCGCGAGATCGGATATTCTGGCGTGTTGTCCGGGCCGCTCGTTCGTTCTTCGTACCGAGCAGGCAGGCTGTACCGCACAGCGATGGACGCACGTAACAAGAACTGA
- a CDS encoding aldo/keto reductase, whose translation MTDDLQLLDGFRMPALGFGLYKVPPEQTEEVVVAGVAAGYRLVDGAEFYGNEVELGNALRRVDIDRSLLTVTSKFWGEESQDRAAVLASFEATEKALGTAVDVYMIHWPRPNRNQFVDVWRTLIELREAGRVRSIGVSNFTEEHIERIIAETGVAPVVNQVELHPYLQQEGLRNYHREHGIVTQAWSPLGRGHVLEDPLIRAIAARHGVTPAQAIIRWHLQLGNAVIPKSTNPERLRSNLEVEHFTLTDDDMAAVATLDRGQRFGTSPDERQ comes from the coding sequence ATGACAGACGACCTGCAACTCCTCGACGGTTTCCGCATGCCTGCGCTCGGCTTCGGCCTCTACAAGGTTCCGCCGGAGCAGACGGAGGAGGTGGTGGTCGCCGGTGTCGCCGCCGGCTACCGGCTGGTCGACGGTGCCGAGTTCTATGGCAACGAGGTCGAACTGGGCAACGCGCTGCGCCGCGTCGACATCGACCGCTCGCTCCTCACCGTCACCAGCAAGTTCTGGGGCGAGGAGAGCCAGGACCGCGCCGCGGTGCTCGCCTCCTTCGAGGCGACGGAGAAGGCGCTGGGCACGGCCGTCGACGTTTACATGATCCACTGGCCCCGCCCCAACCGGAACCAGTTCGTCGACGTGTGGCGCACCCTCATCGAGCTGCGGGAGGCGGGGCGCGTCCGCTCCATCGGGGTGTCCAACTTCACGGAGGAGCACATCGAAAGGATCATCGCGGAGACGGGGGTGGCCCCCGTCGTGAATCAGGTGGAGCTCCACCCCTACCTACAACAGGAGGGCCTCCGGAACTACCACCGGGAGCACGGCATCGTCACGCAGGCGTGGAGCCCGCTGGGCCGCGGCCATGTGCTGGAAGACCCGCTGATCCGCGCCATCGCGGCCAGGCACGGCGTCACCCCGGCGCAGGCCATCATCCGGTGGCACCTGCAGTTGGGCAACGCGGTCATCCCGAAGTCGACGAACCCCGAGCGGCTGCGCAGCAACCTGGAGGTGGAGCACTTCACGCTGACCGACGACGACATGGCTGCCGTCGCCACACTCGACAGGGGTCAGCGGTTCGGCACTTCGCCCGACGAACGGCAGTGA
- the sucB gene encoding 2-oxoglutarate dehydrogenase, E2 component, dihydrolipoamide succinyltransferase: MSTEVTLPALGESVTEGTISRWLKAVGDTVEADEPLLEVSTDKVDTEIPSPVGGTLLEIRFEEDDVAEVGAVLAVIGEAGEAPASSDEAPAAETAPESQPEPEPQPEPEPQAAEEEPLEAAVPADDQQSPAASQAPAAGGPASGTEVTLPALGESVTEGTISRWLKAVGDAVEADEALLEVSTDKVDTEIPSPVAGTLLEIRFQEDETANVGDVLAIVGDASAQAAAPAPEAAPAPQAQPEPEPKPEPEPQAKPEPQAKPAPQAQPAKEEPKQEHSAAVEAAVARRAAEASGDGTYVTPLVRKLAKEHGVELSSVKGTGVGGRIRKQDVIDAAQAAKAAPTPAAEAPKAAAAPAAKAAPASTEQVRGTTEKLSRLRKVIAARMVESLQTSAQLTATVEVDLTAISHLRNQVKADFKRREGASLSYLPFITMAAVEALKQFPIVNATIDVEAGTMTYADGEHVGIAVDTERGLLVPVIKEAGNLNLTGLAKKIGDLAARTRTGQVGPDELSGGSFTITNYGSAGTLFDTPIVNQPQVAILGTGALVKRPVVVEDRFGAESIAIRHMMYLSLSYDHRLIDGAVAARFLSAVKERLEDGDFGGEFGI, from the coding sequence ATGTCAACCGAAGTCACCCTCCCCGCACTGGGCGAATCCGTCACGGAAGGCACCATTTCTCGCTGGTTGAAGGCGGTCGGAGACACTGTCGAGGCCGACGAGCCGTTGCTCGAAGTCTCCACCGACAAGGTCGACACCGAGATTCCCAGCCCGGTTGGGGGCACCCTGCTCGAGATCCGGTTCGAGGAAGACGACGTGGCTGAGGTCGGCGCCGTGCTGGCCGTCATCGGCGAGGCCGGCGAAGCGCCCGCATCAAGCGACGAAGCACCCGCTGCCGAAACCGCACCCGAGTCACAGCCCGAACCCGAGCCGCAGCCCGAACCCGAACCACAGGCGGCCGAAGAGGAGCCCCTCGAAGCCGCCGTTCCGGCCGACGACCAGCAGTCCCCGGCCGCGTCCCAAGCCCCTGCCGCTGGCGGCCCCGCCTCCGGCACCGAGGTGACCCTCCCGGCCTTGGGCGAGTCCGTCACCGAGGGCACCATCTCCCGCTGGCTCAAGGCCGTGGGCGACGCGGTGGAGGCGGATGAGGCACTCCTCGAGGTCTCCACGGACAAGGTCGACACCGAGATCCCCAGCCCTGTGGCGGGCACCCTGCTCGAGATCCGCTTCCAGGAGGACGAGACGGCCAACGTCGGCGACGTGCTCGCCATCGTGGGCGACGCCTCGGCCCAGGCGGCCGCTCCGGCACCGGAGGCTGCTCCCGCGCCGCAGGCCCAGCCGGAGCCCGAGCCGAAGCCCGAGCCCGAGCCCCAGGCCAAGCCCGAACCCCAGGCCAAGCCCGCTCCCCAGGCCCAGCCGGCCAAGGAAGAACCGAAGCAGGAGCACTCCGCTGCTGTTGAGGCCGCGGTCGCGCGTCGCGCCGCCGAGGCATCGGGAGACGGTACCTATGTGACCCCGCTCGTGCGCAAGCTGGCGAAGGAACACGGCGTGGAGCTCAGTTCCGTGAAGGGCACCGGCGTCGGCGGTCGCATCCGCAAGCAGGACGTCATCGACGCCGCCCAGGCGGCAAAGGCCGCGCCGACACCCGCTGCAGAGGCCCCGAAGGCCGCTGCTGCTCCCGCCGCCAAGGCAGCCCCCGCTTCCACTGAGCAGGTCCGGGGCACCACGGAGAAGCTGTCGCGCCTGCGCAAGGTGATCGCCGCCCGGATGGTGGAATCGCTGCAGACCTCCGCGCAGCTCACGGCCACCGTCGAGGTGGACCTCACCGCGATCAGCCACCTGCGCAACCAGGTCAAGGCAGACTTCAAGCGTCGTGAAGGCGCTTCGCTGTCCTACCTGCCGTTCATCACCATGGCCGCGGTGGAGGCGCTCAAGCAGTTCCCGATCGTCAACGCCACCATCGATGTGGAGGCGGGTACCATGACCTACGCGGACGGCGAACACGTAGGCATCGCCGTCGACACCGAGCGCGGTCTGCTGGTCCCCGTCATCAAGGAGGCCGGCAACCTGAACCTCACGGGCCTGGCGAAGAAGATCGGCGACCTCGCCGCCCGCACCCGCACCGGCCAGGTCGGCCCGGATGAGCTGTCCGGTGGATCTTTCACCATCACGAACTACGGTTCCGCAGGCACGCTCTTCGACACGCCGATCGTGAACCAGCCCCAGGTCGCCATCCTCGGCACCGGCGCGCTGGTGAAGCGTCCAGTCGTGGTCGAGGACCGCTTCGGCGCCGAGTCCATCGCCATCCGCCACATGATGTACCTGTCGCTCAGCTACGACCACCGCCTCATCGACGGGGCCGTGGCCGCGCGATTCCTCTCCGCAGTGAAGGAGCGCCTGGAAGACGGCGACTTCGGCGGCGAATTCGGCATCTGA
- a CDS encoding DUF4191 domain-containing protein, producing the protein MAKSERAKAFEAKQKAEARAEKERKRSSTDPADWGRWRQLVETYKMSAKYDKALPWLMLAGFVVPFALLLVVGFILNQPLIWGLVGVSAGFLGAMAIFAWRARRAVYSRYEGQAGSGEVALQMLPKQWVSDPVIAVTKNMDVVHRTLGPGGLILIGEGEAGRLKPLLQGEKRKHEQVAYGVEVKTIQMGKAAGQVPLDQLASHIKKMPKVLTPAKIGEVRQRLRALDAMRPKAPIPKGPISMKGSRAAMRGR; encoded by the coding sequence ATGGCGAAGAGCGAACGCGCGAAAGCCTTCGAGGCGAAGCAGAAGGCTGAGGCCCGCGCCGAGAAGGAGCGCAAGCGCAGTTCCACAGACCCCGCAGACTGGGGTCGTTGGCGCCAGCTTGTAGAGACCTACAAGATGAGCGCCAAGTACGACAAGGCGCTGCCCTGGCTGATGCTCGCAGGGTTCGTCGTGCCGTTCGCGCTGCTCCTGGTCGTGGGCTTCATCCTGAACCAGCCCCTCATCTGGGGCCTCGTCGGTGTGTCGGCCGGCTTCCTCGGTGCCATGGCGATCTTCGCCTGGCGGGCCCGCCGCGCCGTGTACAGCCGCTACGAGGGCCAGGCCGGCTCAGGTGAGGTGGCGCTGCAGATGCTGCCGAAGCAGTGGGTGTCTGATCCCGTCATCGCCGTGACCAAGAACATGGACGTCGTGCACCGCACACTCGGCCCCGGCGGCCTCATCCTGATCGGTGAGGGTGAAGCCGGCCGTCTGAAGCCGCTGCTGCAGGGTGAGAAGCGCAAGCATGAGCAGGTCGCCTACGGCGTCGAGGTCAAGACCATCCAGATGGGCAAGGCCGCCGGCCAGGTCCCGCTGGACCAGCTGGCCAGCCACATCAAGAAGATGCCCAAGGTGCTCACCCCCGCAAAGATCGGCGAGGTGCGCCAGCGCCTCCGTGCCCTGGACGCCATGCGCCCCAAGGCACCCATCCCGAAGGGTCCCATCTCGATGAAGGGCTCCCGAGCCGCCATGCGCGGCCGCTGA
- the ilvD gene encoding dihydroxy-acid dehydratase, with translation MEEHPDIKPRSRQVTDGLEATAARGMLRAVGLGDDDFAKPQIGVGSSWNEITPCNLSLDRLAKKAKEGVFAAGGFPLEFGTISVSDGISMGHDGMHYSLVSRDTIADSVEIVMQAERLDGSVLLAGCDKSEPGMMMAAARLGLASVYVYAGSIMPGLARLSSGEEREVTIIDAYEAVGACARGLMSREDVTVIEKAICPGEGACGGMYTANTMACVAEAMGLSIPGSAAPPAVDPRRDIAAFKAGEAVVEMLRQGITTRDIMTKEAFENAIAVVMAFGGSTNAVLHLLAIAHEADVDLTLADFTRMQAKVPHLGDLKPYGRYVMNDVDRVGGVPVIMRLLDEAGLINRDCMTVTGKTIAENLEESAPRRPDGKVLRSLDNAIAPRGGITILHGSLAPEGAVVKTAGFQTDVFEGTARVFERERAALDALENGTITDGDVVVIRYEGPKGGPGMREMLAITGAIKGANLGKTVLLLTDGRFSGGTTGLCVGHVAPEAVDGGPIAFVRDGDQIRLDVGTMTLDLEVDEEELARRREGWRPIKPKFTTGVLGKYQKLVGSASKGAVLG, from the coding sequence ATGGAAGAGCATCCGGACATCAAGCCCCGCTCCCGCCAGGTCACCGACGGTTTGGAAGCCACCGCCGCCCGCGGCATGTTGCGTGCCGTCGGCCTCGGTGACGACGATTTCGCCAAGCCCCAGATCGGCGTGGGATCCAGTTGGAACGAGATCACCCCCTGCAACCTCTCCCTCGACAGGCTCGCGAAGAAGGCCAAGGAGGGTGTGTTCGCCGCGGGTGGTTTCCCGCTCGAATTCGGCACCATCTCCGTCTCCGACGGCATCTCGATGGGCCACGACGGCATGCACTACTCACTCGTCTCCCGCGACACGATTGCAGACTCCGTCGAAATCGTGATGCAGGCGGAACGCCTCGACGGATCCGTGCTGCTGGCCGGCTGCGACAAGTCCGAGCCGGGCATGATGATGGCCGCCGCCCGCCTCGGCCTGGCCTCCGTCTACGTCTACGCCGGTTCCATCATGCCCGGCCTGGCGCGGCTCTCCTCAGGGGAGGAACGCGAGGTCACGATCATCGACGCCTATGAGGCGGTGGGAGCCTGCGCCAGAGGGCTGATGTCGCGCGAGGACGTGACCGTGATCGAGAAGGCGATCTGCCCTGGCGAGGGTGCCTGCGGCGGGATGTACACGGCCAACACCATGGCCTGCGTGGCAGAGGCCATGGGCCTGTCGATCCCCGGTTCAGCCGCGCCGCCGGCCGTCGACCCAAGGCGCGACATCGCTGCGTTCAAGGCCGGCGAGGCCGTCGTCGAGATGCTGCGTCAGGGCATCACCACCAGGGACATCATGACCAAGGAGGCGTTCGAGAACGCCATCGCCGTCGTGATGGCGTTCGGAGGGTCCACCAACGCCGTGCTTCACCTGTTGGCCATCGCCCACGAGGCCGACGTGGACCTCACGCTGGCAGACTTCACCCGCATGCAGGCCAAGGTGCCGCACCTGGGCGACCTCAAGCCCTACGGGCGCTACGTCATGAACGACGTCGACCGGGTGGGCGGCGTGCCCGTCATCATGCGGCTGCTCGACGAGGCGGGGCTCATCAACCGCGACTGCATGACCGTCACGGGCAAGACCATCGCTGAGAACCTTGAGGAGTCGGCGCCCCGCCGCCCCGACGGCAAGGTGCTGCGGTCCTTGGACAACGCCATCGCCCCGCGCGGCGGCATCACCATCCTGCACGGATCGCTCGCCCCGGAGGGCGCCGTGGTCAAGACCGCCGGCTTCCAGACCGATGTGTTCGAAGGCACCGCCAGGGTGTTCGAACGTGAGCGTGCCGCCCTCGATGCGCTGGAGAACGGCACCATCACCGACGGCGACGTGGTGGTCATCCGCTATGAGGGGCCCAAGGGTGGCCCGGGCATGCGCGAGATGCTGGCCATCACCGGGGCTATCAAGGGTGCCAACCTCGGCAAGACCGTCCTGCTGCTCACCGACGGCCGGTTCTCCGGCGGCACCACCGGGTTGTGCGTCGGCCACGTCGCGCCGGAAGCGGTCGACGGGGGGCCCATCGCGTTCGTCCGTGACGGCGACCAGATCCGTCTCGACGTCGGCACCATGACGCTCGACCTCGAGGTTGACGAGGAGGAGCTCGCGCGCCGCAGGGAGGGCTGGCGCCCCATCAAGCCCAAGTTCACCACCGGCGTCCTGGGCAAGTACCAGAAGCTCGTGGGTTCGGCCAGCAAGGGTGCGGTGCTGGGCTGA
- a CDS encoding ABC-F family ATP-binding cassette domain-containing protein, giving the protein MANIVNLEAITHGFGTRTLLDNVSCGISEREVIGVVGRNGDGKTTLLRIMTGELEPDSGRAIRATNSSIGVLQQQSDPRPGETVRDRIVGGEPDHVWAADAGKRGVVEALLTDIGLERPLEKLSGGERRRVELVAVLLGHHDLIVLDEPTNHLDVEAIAFLAEYLRARTQAGLAMLLVSHDRWFLDAVCTRIWEVHDGVIDAYDGGYAAYVLARVERQRVAATNEARRKNLARKELAWLRRGAPARTSKSKFRIEAANVLIADEPPPRDKLALEQFAVTRLGKDVFDLINVDYTVPDRTLLDRLTWSIGPGDRIGLVGINGAGKTTLLDLLADERDPDSGKIKRGKTLRLAYLSQAVAELDEDDRVLSSVKRLREETKLATGRDASASSLLEEFGFTGDKLVARIGDLSGGERRRLQFLRLLLTEPNVLLLDEPTNDLDIDTLTVIEDYLDTWPGTLIVVSHDRYFLERVTDVTYALLGDGTCVLLPGGVEEYLDRRRRAQAADAAAAPGPSGPATKSDAAAERQRKKDLARLESQLGKVEAEIVKLHTAMTEAASDYPRLAKLTADLQAAEARKDDLEEAWLTAAE; this is encoded by the coding sequence GTGGCCAACATCGTCAATCTCGAAGCCATCACGCACGGCTTCGGTACCCGCACCCTGCTCGACAACGTCTCCTGCGGCATCTCGGAGCGCGAGGTGATCGGCGTCGTCGGCCGCAACGGCGACGGCAAGACCACCCTGCTGCGGATCATGACCGGGGAACTGGAGCCAGATTCGGGGCGCGCCATCCGCGCCACCAACTCCTCCATCGGCGTCCTGCAGCAGCAGAGCGACCCCCGTCCCGGCGAAACGGTGCGCGACCGGATCGTCGGCGGTGAACCGGACCATGTCTGGGCGGCCGACGCCGGCAAGCGCGGCGTCGTGGAGGCGCTCCTGACCGACATCGGCCTGGAACGGCCCCTGGAGAAGTTGTCCGGTGGTGAGCGACGGCGGGTGGAGCTCGTCGCGGTCCTGCTCGGCCACCACGACCTCATCGTGCTCGACGAGCCCACCAACCACCTCGACGTGGAGGCCATCGCTTTCCTGGCGGAGTATCTCCGGGCCCGCACGCAGGCCGGCCTCGCCATGCTGTTGGTCAGCCACGACCGCTGGTTCCTCGACGCCGTGTGCACCCGCATCTGGGAGGTGCACGACGGCGTGATCGACGCCTACGACGGCGGTTACGCCGCCTACGTGCTCGCCCGCGTGGAGCGCCAGCGGGTCGCCGCGACGAACGAGGCGCGTCGGAAGAACCTCGCGCGCAAGGAACTCGCCTGGCTGCGCCGCGGCGCCCCTGCCCGCACGTCGAAGTCCAAGTTCCGCATCGAGGCCGCCAACGTCCTGATCGCCGACGAGCCGCCGCCACGCGACAAGCTGGCGCTCGAACAGTTCGCGGTGACCCGTCTGGGCAAGGACGTGTTCGACCTCATCAACGTCGACTACACGGTGCCGGACCGCACGCTGCTCGACAGGTTGACCTGGTCGATCGGTCCGGGAGACCGGATCGGACTGGTGGGCATCAACGGCGCGGGCAAGACCACCCTCCTCGACCTCCTGGCCGATGAACGTGACCCGGACAGCGGCAAGATCAAGCGCGGCAAGACCCTCCGGTTGGCCTACCTGTCGCAGGCCGTGGCCGAACTCGATGAGGACGACCGCGTGTTGTCGTCGGTGAAGCGGTTGCGGGAGGAGACGAAGCTGGCCACCGGTCGCGACGCCTCCGCGTCGTCGCTGCTGGAGGAGTTCGGGTTCACCGGCGACAAGTTGGTGGCCCGGATCGGTGACCTGTCGGGCGGCGAGCGCAGGAGGCTGCAGTTCCTGCGTCTGCTGCTGACCGAACCCAACGTCCTGCTGCTCGACGAGCCCACCAACGACCTGGACATCGACACCCTGACCGTCATCGAGGACTACCTCGACACCTGGCCGGGCACGCTGATCGTGGTCAGCCACGACCGGTACTTCCTGGAGCGCGTCACCGACGTGACCTACGCGCTGCTGGGCGACGGCACCTGCGTGCTGCTGCCGGGTGGCGTCGAGGAGTACCTGGACAGGCGACGGCGCGCCCAGGCCGCCGACGCGGCTGCCGCGCCTGGCCCGAGCGGGCCCGCCACCAAGTCCGACGCCGCTGCGGAGCGTCAGCGGAAGAAGGACCTCGCGCGGCTCGAGAGCCAGCTCGGCAAGGTCGAAGCGGAGATCGTCAAGCTGCACACGGCGATGACGGAGGCGGCCAGCGACTACCCGCGGCTGGCGAAGCTCACGGCTGACCTGCAGGCCGCCGAGGCCCGCAAGGACGACCTCGAAGAGGCGTGGCTCACCGCCGCTGAGTGA